From the Ciconia boyciana chromosome 6, ASM3463844v1, whole genome shotgun sequence genome, the window CGCGGACCTCGCAGTCCCAGAGGGCGGCCTCATCCCCGCGGCAGTCGATCAGAGCCAGGTTGATGGAACCGTCCCCTTTGCCGAAGCGGGTCATGCTGGCATCGGCAGCCGAGccgcagcccagctgctggcacacCACCTCGGCGTCTTCCATGTCCCAGTTGTCGTCCGCCACCGAGCCCCAGAGGCCCCGCAGCTTCGCCTCAACCCTCCCGGCGCAGGGACCCCCGCCAGCCACCAGCCTCAGCTCCACCGCCTCTGCACCGGGGCACCAGCACGGCTTCAGCCCCACGGGGGGATGCCCCGGCACATGGTGGGCATCCCGGCACGGCCATCCTCCCCACCTCACCTGCGCACGTCACCCCCACATCCAGCTCGTGGTTGCAGAAGTGCCTTCCCCAGCCGAAGTGGGGACAGTCATGCAGCACCGCCTCGCTGCCCCGGCAGAAGAAGGGCTGGAGCCAGATCCGGCCGGTGCCCTGCCCAAACGGGGCATAGGCGGACGCCCTGGCCACCGGGCCGCAGCCCAGCTGCCGGCACACCACGATGCCCCAGCGGGCTTCCCAGTCGAAGTCGTAGCTGCAGACGGAGCCCCACTCGCCTTTGTACTTCACCTCCACCCTCCCGgcgcagcgcccgccgccgTCCACCAGCCGCAGTTCCCCGGTGCCTGCGGCAAGGAGGGTGCTGAGCCCAGCCCAGGGCCGGgagggggtccctgccccacggctgccccccgccccagcgcTCACCCCCGCAGAGCTGCACAcacaggagcagccccagcgccCTGATGGGCACCATGCTGCCGTCCCGGAccccccggcgcggggcgggcgaTATATAGGCAGTGCCGCAGCCGGGAGCCAATGGAGGCGGCAGCACCTTTTGAGCCGTTATCAGGCGGGTTATCTCCCGGCTGGCGGGGCCCCGGCCTCCAATAACCTGCTCCGTGACCAAATATGAGGCTCGGCTCCGCTTCTGGCGTCACACACCTCACCACGGTGGGTTGGTGCCCGGATGTCCCCGAGGGGAGCCAGCCCCCCCGCAGGGCACCTGCCGCCGGCATGAGACGCGTGGGCCCTTcccacccgtgtccccccgtgggGCTGACCCTGCTGCCGGAGCCCGGCAAGAGCCCAGTCCCAATGGCGACAGGGTTCGCCCCAAAATCTACCAAAGCCTCCACGGGGCCGCCCTCAGCACCGGCACAGGGCAAAGCCCAAAGACCCCAGCACGCCGGCACCCATCCTTGgggtgctcccctccccaggggtGCCCGCGGACCCCTGCAGGGGGGCACGGAGGTGAAAGCCACCCCCAGGCTCACCGCGGTGTTTGCAGGTGGCACATCCCCGGCGCCTCGTGGAGGCCGGCAGCAcatggcagtgctgcctgcgctgcctgcagGTGTGCCCCCGTGCTCGCCTCGCAGCGCGGGCAGGAAGGAGGCGGTTTCCCCCCAGGCGAGGACCCGGCGTCGGCATCGACCGCACGCAGCTCCCCGGCCACCTGCAGCGCTACTGATAACGCCGTGCTTTTGCGCACCGGCATCTGCCCGCGGTGATGCCACCAACGGGGACACGGAACCGACACGGTGCCGGGGCGGTGGGACCCACCTGGCTACGCTGGGACAGAGCACCAGCAAAAACCGACGGGCGCAGGGGgtggaagggagaaggagctCCCTCGAGGACGAGGGCAGGGCTGAGCCGCCCACGGCCGCGTGACCTGGTGGGCTCTGTCACTGCCGAGCGGTGCCGGCAGCCGCGGCCttgccggggtggggggacacagagTGGGACAAGGAGGAGGCGACGTGGCAGGCGGGTTCGCATCGAAAGGCTGCAGCTGCGCAACCCCGGGCAAAGCCACCAAAAAGCGCGGTAACGGCCCCAAACCGTGACGGCGGTGGAAGGGCCCAGCGACCCGCTGCCGGCAGCCGGTGCGGCGGCAGCCAGGAAATGCAGGTGGCCGAGGGGCCGCGCGCGGCAGCGGCCGTTGGTGGCATCGTGACCGCGCGGGAGGGGGTCTGCGGGGACGCACCTGCAGGCGGCGTGGGCAGCACCGCCACGTGCCGCCGGCCTCCGTGAGGGACCGGGGACCCGCCACCTGCAAACGTCCCCGAATCGCCCCGGGACGGCTTGCGGGGCCGGCCCCAACGTCGGCGTCACCCGGGATGTCCCCGACGGCGTAGCGTGGGCCTGCCAGGGCCTGCCCGTCCCTGCTGCCCGCACACGGCCCCCGAGGAGCCgccggggctggcgggaggGGGACGACACGGCTTCGTGCCCCCGGGGCGGGAGGTGGCCCTCGCCGCAGCCTCCGGGGGCGCCGGGagcgccccccgccccaccccgcGGCCCTTCCCGGGACGTGGCCGAGCGCCACGGGAGCCGGTTATCGCGGAAGCCCTCCCTTGTCTCCTCAAGgtgagggaggggggggggtcgGGGCATGGCGGCaaccggggccggggccggggccaccGCCGGGGCttggccccgccccccgcccggaGCCACCGCCCCCCGCGGCGCGCACTCCCCGCCGGTAGGGGGCGCCGCTGCGCGGCCTCGTCGCTCCGGAAAGAGCCgagcggcggcggaggcggccgaggcggggcgcggcgcggggaCGATGGCGCAGGAGGTCGAGCAGCTGCGGGCGGACGGCGTGCACAAGGAGGTGCTGCGGGAGGGCACCGGGCCGCTGCCCGACTTCCGCGacggcaccaaggtcagagccGCACCaccgccgccggggcggggggggagggagaggggggaggaggggagagacgGGCCAGGCGCGCATGCGCGCCCCCCCCAGCGTCGCCATGGTGACGCCGCGGCCTACTCTGTCCCCTCAGGCCACCTTCCACTACCGGACGCTGCGGTGCGGGGACGAGGAGACGCCGCTGGACGACAGCCGGGCGCGGGGGAAGCCAATGGAGCTGATCGCCGGCAAGAAGTTCAAGCTGCCGGTGTGGGAGGCGGCGCTCCGCACCATGCGGCCGGGGGAGCGCGCCCGCTTCCGCTGCGACGCCAAGgtggggcggggccgggcggcgggggcggggctgcgggcggtgggaggggcggggccgcaGTGGGGCGGGGTTTGCTCCTCGGGGGGGCGTGGTCTGCGGCCAGGGGGCGGGGCGTGCGGCCGCCTCGTTGGGCCCCGGTCCCGGGGGTGCGAGGGCGGGAGCGTCCCGGTTCCcggccccccccaccccggtaCGGCCCCGGGCCAGCgctgcctcccgccgccccACAGCACGTGGTGCTCTACCCGCTGGTGTCCAAGAGCCTGCGCAACATCGCGGCGGGGAAGGACCCGCTGGAGGGGCAGCGGCACTGCTGCAGCATCGCCCAGCTGCACGAGCACTACTCTCTGGGCTACCCCGACCTCGACGAGCTCCAGAAGAACCCCCAGCCCCTCATCTTCGACATCGAAGTGCTCAAGGTGAGGCACCTGCTCGCGCCGGCCGAGGGGAGCTCGGGGGTGGCCTCCAGCACCCCTGCCCCGGGCGGAGGCTGCGGGCCGGAGGGCACTGGGGCTCTGCCCTCACGCCGGGGTGCCGGCAGGTGGAGGCACCCGGCTCCTACCAGCAGGACCCGTGGGCCATGACGGatgaggagaagctgcaggCCGTACCCCTGATCCACAAGGAGGGCAACGAGCTGTACCGGCAGGGCAAGGTGCGGGAGGCAGCTGCCAAATACTACGATGCCATCGCCTGTCTCAAGAACCTGCAGATGAAGGTGGGGCTCCCCGGCCCCTCTCTGGGGTGCACATGGGCCTCCCCGCATCCCTCCGGGAGTGCAGGGCTTGGGAGCTTcccctcactccccccccccggctctgTCTCGTCCTGCAGGAGCAGCCCGGCTCTCCGGACTGGATCGAGCTCGACCAGAAGATCACACCCCTGCTGCTAAATTACTGCCAATGCAAGCTGCAGTGCGAGGAGTACTACGAGGTGCTGGATCACTGCTCTTCCATCCTCAACAAGTACGAGGGTAAGGAGCCACGGGCCGGCCCGGCCGGCTGCGGTGGGTGCCGATGGGGCGAGCGGGTACCGGGGAGGCCCCTGCCCCGTGCTCCgccagcccagcagctctcTCCCCGCAGACAACGTCAAGGCCTACTTCAAGCGGGGGAAGGCCCACGCGGCGGTATGGAACGTGGCGGAGGCGCAGGCTGACTTTGCCAAAGTGCTAGCCCTCGACCCCTCGCTGCGCCCCGTCGTCTCCAAGGAGCTGCGGAGCCTGGAAGCCCGCCTGCGCGAGAAGGATGCCGAGGACAAGATCCGCTTCAAGGGCATCTTCTCGCAGTAGAGCCCACGGCTGCAGCGGAGAGCCCGATGCTCTCTGAACAGgttcttttagatattccacATGTGGAATGTTCATTGATGTTTATTAATGTTTAATACAAGTTTTACTTATTTGAAGTGGCCCGGGAGCTCGCCACGGCCCGGTGACACGGCAGTGCACTTAAGTCGCAGTATTAAGTAGTGTATAGCAATCGCAGCGCACGGTTGAAGCGCAATCTAAGCGTGAAGCTCCTTGCCGGGCTGTAGACTACGCTCATCGTCATGCCGGGAAAGGACACGTGGGGTGACACGAGCTCAAGGCCGCTGCTCTCTGCCAAGTTCTTTTATTCGTTGTTTGATGTTTTTATACTTTATGTTGGGCTGAGCCAccgcccccccggggctgtTCACGGCCGCGGGGGCTCCGGTGCCAAGCCTCAGCCCCGTCTCTTACGCCTTCATGCCTGTACTCCGCGCCACGTCCTGCATCGTCACTTCTCAAGGCTGCTGCTATCGTCCCAAGACCGTGTTTCCTCTATACTACGTCATCATGTCAGCGTcgtaaatattttatatagaaTAACTGCTTGTTACCGCTATCTATATAAAACTCTGGTTGTGCTATGCCAAGATAAACAAACAAGAGTAAAACTAGTCACAGGCACCTGGTCACTTACTTAGAAAAATTGCTGTTACAGGTATATGAGGTACAACAAAAGTTGCAGGCAGGCCAGGAACAGGTCAGGGGGAGGGAGCCTGGCAAGCCCTGGCCCTGAGGCCTTAAAAACTTGCTGCAAAACTGAGCCCGTACTTGCTGTAGGAAGCACACCGCGTCAGGGATGCGTTATAGCTGCTAAGCGACTGTTCTAAGGCGTAGAGCCAAGAAGACGCTCCAGCAGGCTCCGTCCTGGGCTCACAGTGTAGAAGCAGCTCAAAGCTGAGCCCAGACCGCTgcggcaccccaaaccccacggCTCTCACCCCGGGCTCAGCCCGAAGGTGACGACAGGGCGGCCGAGCTGCCCTGGCCGTGCTCTGCTCGCTGAAGCCAGCGgctttcctcttcctgcccCTACggtccctccatccctgccctAACACCGCGGCTGCGCTCTCGTGCAAAAGGTTTAACCGCTCACGCGACGTACGGCTTGACGTCGGCATCGACGCGTACCTGAGAGCAGCAGTGCAGCCCAGAGCCGCCCCAGGCTCTCTTTTCCCCGCCATGACGTGTCCTAAATTGCTCAAGACCCAACCGCTGCGCCCCAAGAGCACCTCCCTGCGTGACACCGTGTCCCTGGGTCCGAGGCTCCCCGGGGCCAGGGCtttgctgggggagggaagcCCCAGTGCCATCTGCCACAGCCGGCGCGTACAGAGCAGACATGCGGGTGCCGGCGCCTCGTCTTTACATCGCTTTATTTCACACCGCAACGAAACGAAGAGAACGGAGGAACCGCTTTGGAATCCCggcccttcccctgccccgcGGCTGGCCACACCGAACGGAAATAAATAggcggggagcagggaggtgCCGCTTGCCCTGGGGCATAGCCACGGCCCCCCACAACACTGTGCAGGGAGGGATGACCCCGGGGGGCAGCGcaccagctccccagggagTGAACCCCCAAGGAcactgcccagcagcagctccgcAGCCCCAAAGGACCAGGGGGACGGGGCAGCAGggtggaggcagagctggggggcagcaggggggaCCTGGGATGGCTCAGCCCCGAGGGGATCGCTCTGGCCCTCGGGGGGGGCTCAGAGTGCCGTCTCCCAGGGCCCCTCGCTCTCAGGGGACCCAGCGCCCTCGTCTCCTTCCTACCGGCTCGGGGCCCATCGCAGACTCTGGCCCCAGGTGCTCCTGGCTGGGAAACGAAGGCtgcggcggagggggggggacgGTGGCCGCGCCACCCTCACTCCTCACCCTCCAGCTTGAGGCTGACGCTGCGGGGCTtggcccggggcagcccggggggcGCCGGCGGGGGCCCCCCGTCCCGCTCCGCCTGGCTGGAGCCCCGCGACCGCAGGAGCTGGCTCTGCTTGCGTAGGAAGTCAACGGGCGCCGGGCAGCCGTAGGTGCCTTTGCCCAGCACGGGCCGCGGGGGTCCCTTGGGGGAGTGGGCCAGCGCCGCTGCCTCCAGCTGGGCCAGGTGGGCTACGTAGCCCTCGGACAGGAACTGTGGGACACACGGACGGCCTGAGCCGGTGGCCCCGGCCGTCACGCACTCCCGCCGCCCTGGTGGGGTTAGCAattgtcccctgcagccccagcccgtcCCCAGCTGTACCTGGCACTGGTTGTGGAACTTCTTGATGGCCCGGCCCACGATGTAGATGTGTGTCGGCGCGAGCCCCAGCGAGCTGTAGACGGAGACGTCCTTGGTGGAGCCGTAGCCGGCGACGATGGTGATCTCCGCCTGCCCACAGACAGGAGCGTTATCAGGGCAGGGAGCGACCCTTCCCACGGGGACAGCCACCCCCAGGGGACTGGGACACCCTCGTTTTACGAGGGATCGTTGCAGTGCCCAcgggctgggagctgcccctctgtgcccggggcagggggtcGGCGCCAGCTCTGCCATCGCAGCGTGGTCCAGCTCCGAGCATCTCCGCCCGCAGCTCCGCTGACCCCCGGGACCGAGGGGCACGGCCTGCGGCACAGCCCACGCTacccctccaccaccaccaccggTCCCACGTCCCCACCCCGCcggcgtccccgtccccacctcGGTGCGCAGGCTCTGGAGGAAGGCGGCTTTCTGGCGCAGGGGGTCGTGGGTGAGCCCGTCGCAGAAGGAGACGGCGCCGTGGGGGAAGTTGTGCTGGGAGAGCCAGGCCACCACACGGTGCTTCTGCATGTCGGGACGCCCCGTCACGTAGATGATCATGTAGCCCGAGTCCTGCCAGTGCCTAGGAGGGGACACGTGTTGGTGCCAGGAGCCTGTGCGGGGACAGTCCTGCTGGCAGGAAGCCACCGAGCGTCTCCCAACACGTCACACATGGGCGCTGCCTCCAAAACCTTCCTCCCCACAGGGATTTTATCAAGGCTGAACGCACAGCAGAGCTGCGGGGTATCACAACAGGCTTCAGGACCAAAACCGGGAGCGGACTGCTTTCCTACGAGATGGCACcagcacagaaatgctgtgaACACTCTCTGGGCGAGAGGGCGGCAGGAAATTCCCCCAGCTCGTCCCTGGGAAGGCAGCCTGCTCCGATGGCCCCGCTACCCCAACTGGGTTGTCACCGCAGCGTGAAAGGAGAGGGAGATTGTCCCTCCTACGAGAAGGGCACCTACCGTACGACGTCGACAGCCCCCGCCCTCACTTTGGGGTCGCTGCCCATGATGGAGACGCTGGCGGTGAAGGAGCCATCGATGCTGAACACGACCGACTCGGTGCCCCGGGCCACCACCGTCAGGTACGCCTCGGCGTAGCTGTGGTCCCCCCTGGGACAGGAGAGCGGGGAGGCTCGGGGGAGGCTCTGCCACCAAGGCGGCAGGCGTGGCTCTGCCGAAAGGGCCGGAGGAGGAACCGAGATGGCACCGCACGCCCACGTCTCACCTGACGACCATGCGCACGGGGTAGATGCCAATGGCCAGAGCCTTGTCCGGAGGGATGGTGAAGGTCAGGCGCCCACTGCCGCTCGTCACCTCGGTGCCGTAGTACAGCCACTTCCCTGAGAGCGGCTGCGTCATGATGTAGATGTCCacctgggagagggaaaagggctGAGCATGGACTGAACCCCCAGATCCGGCCACGTCCCCAACCTACAAGTCCTTATGaccctctccctccatcccacgAGGTcccatgggctcctctccaccaCATCCCTTCCCCTGCCATGGGTGACACCAGCCCGGTGCCCCCTCCTGGACATCCCCACCCTGTTTGATGGGGTCCTGGTGGCACCCGCGAGCCCAGCGGTACCTTCTCCCCGGTCAGCGTCACCACGTCTAGGGGTCCGTACATGAAGCGCCCGCTGAGGACCTGCGCTTTGCCCTCGCAGACGATCACATCGCTGGCCCGGTGGTTGGCCGTCACATTctgcagggacacggggggctcAGCAGCCTGCGCCAGTGGCACCCGAAGGAGCGCCCGAGGGGGCCCACGGGCCACACCGGGCTGCGGGACCGTCCCGGCACCCTCCTGGCAGATGGGAGCAAACCCTCCCAGCTGCGTCGCCCCTCGGCCAGGGGTCTGCCCCGGCACCGGGGATGGCCGGAGCTCGGCGCTGCCCCGGCAAAGGGTCGGGCTCCTGATGGCCACAGGGCACGTACCCGGATCTTCACTTGGGTGCGCTTGCGCTGCCACTTCTCCCGGGGGATAGCGGGGCTGTAGATAGAGCTCTCCTCGCTCTCGGCTGGCTGCGGCTCCTCCTTCTCCATCACCTACCGAGCGGCACGGCCCCAGCTCAGCCTCCGCTGGCCCCGGAGAGCTGCAGCAGCGCCCGCCCCACCGCGCCCGCCGTTACCTGGCGCAGGATGAAGGCCACCACATCGGAGGACTCCCAGTAGCTGGCGTGGAAGAGGTGGGGCAGGGTGATGGTGGGGAAGGCGGTCAGGGCGTCGGGGCAGTACAGCGAGTAGTCGATGCGCTTCGGACCCCACCAGCGCTCCAGGACTGCGGGGAGAGCTGGATTGAATCCGTCCTCGGACCGTATCCCACGTCGTGCATCCCAGGGTGCCGGCTTGGGATCGGGACTTACTTTTGACGACTTCGCTGGTGCTGGCGGGAGTGGGGGGCTCCCCCGGCTCGCTGCCCCTCCAGAAGGCCCCGAAGCTGCCGGTGGGGGTAGGGGGGGTGGCATCCACCTCGGGCAGGAACAGGGCAGAGTGCATCTGGAGGGCCTCCGCTGCGGGGAAGAGACGAGTGAGGACACCCAGagccccctggggacaccgagccccctgggaccccccctccAGCAGAGCCCCAAAGGGGTGGGCAGGGCTTGCTCATcactttccccccaccccagctgggCTCCTGCAGTGCTGCGGGTGCTCTGGGCACCCCGGCACGACGCCGGGAGCCCATAAcgcaccccggggtgcccgggACCAGCCCGGCGCGGGGGCCGCTCAcccagcagggaggaggtgcCGTCGCCCAGGGGGTACTTCTGGTAGCGGGGCACGCTGAGCGGCGGGACGGCGTGGAAGGCCTTGGCCAGGAGAGGCTCCAGGCGAGAGGCGCAGGGGTCGGCGGCGTGGAAGAGGTTGTAGATCTGCTCGCAGGCGGGACGCAGCTGGGCCACTGGGGCAGAGAGTGGGGAtgggggctgcccagcctgcGCGGCAAGGAGCCCGGCGGGGAATGGGGCACGAGGACTGGCGGGGATGGGGCAGTGCAGCCGGGAGCTCAATGCCCGGGGggagaaagcaagaggaaaggctggggaGGCAAACCCAGGACACCGGTGACAGCCGGGGGACAGGCCGGGgctggcacagagcagggaaggggacgCTCGGGCACGCACCAACGCCGACACCCGCGCAGCCAGGGGCGGGCGTTCAAGGGGCTCAAACCCAAGCAGGGCTCTTTGGGGAAGTCCTGGGGGGCTCAGGCTTGCAGGGGGAGCACAATTCGGGGACGAGGGTCGGAGCCCCGCGGGGAGGGTCGGGGTCGGGGGCTGGCACCACGGCTGGCGGGGGTCCTCACCATCCAGAGCGGGCATGACGGTCTTGCGCAGCGCGAGCACCAGCCCCAGCGGGGAGCCAAAGAGGAAGAAGCTGGATACCTTAAAGTCGAGGCGGGTGCCGGCACCCTCCGCCCCGTCCGTTGCTGCGGTGCCGCTCCGCGGTGCCTCTGCCTCCAGCGGGGCCTCGCTAGCCTGCAGGCTGGGACAGCGGGGCCAGTGGGCATGGGGAGGGACGGTGCCGTCCCGCTCCCACCAGCCCGGGGGCAAAGCTGTTCCTGGCTTGGCCCCGTTAGCCcggaggagctgctggaagcaGGGGAGCTACAGCAAGACAcccccggggcaggcagcccccacGCAATGCTCCATCCCAGGCTGGCGCAGATGGGAAAGTCACCCTTTCCATAAAGCACAAAATTAGCCGGGACGTCACCAGCGTCCCCGCAGAGACGGGCCACGGCGCTGCTGACCCGTCCCCCTTGCTCTCACCTGCACGAGGAGCTGTGATGGTGGCTGTCCCCCTGCTCCCGGCAGGGCGGCTGCGTCCCCAGCTCGGGGCTGGCCTGGCCCGACCCCGCCGCCCCATCCGCCCCGTCGGCCAGCGGGTCCCTGCCGCCGCACAGCTCGGGGGAGATGGGCTCCGTGCTCTGCGGGGGGACAAGCAGCGAGCGCCCAGGCCCCCGCTGAGCCACCCCCCAGGGACACGAAcacccttcccaccctccccgACCCCAGCCGGGTGCCGGCACTCACCAGGCTGCCCCGGCGGCTGCTGCTCCGGCTGCCCCCCGAGCCCGCTCGGCTCTGGCAGAGCGCGTCGAAGCCCAGGATGCCGCCCACGcagtcccccagcagcaccacctGCGGAGGCACGCAGCCGTGCCGAGGGTGACGAAGGacagagccccccagccccccgcgcAGGGGCAAAGCGGTTCCCGGCGGAGCCAAGCCCCAGCCGGAGCCCAGAGCAAAGcttcccccaaatcccctctcACCTGCCCGCAGAAGCCGGCCCCCTCCCCGGAGTGCAGGAAGGCACTGTATGCCTGGTTGGCACGGGCAATGACGGCACCCATGGCGTGCTGGTAGCTCCCCGAGGAGGTGGCCAGCAGCGGGAGGGCTGCCAGCGGGATGTGGTCCTGGCTGCTGGACAGGCTGTCCCTGTCGTGGCTGTAGGGGCTGAGCCTGAGAGGGACACGGAGGGGAGGGTGAACGGGGCCGCCCCGacgtccccatcccaccgcgcAACGTCTGCTCGCCCCGGGATGCCGCCCCAGGAGctatccccatcccatcccgtcgCTCGTCCTGGATGCCGCACCGGGAGAAGGAAAGTCCCCTCTCCGAGGCCACcacctccccgctcccctcccacAGCTCCGGGGTGGTTTTCCAGGGGGGAcggccccctcctctccccgcaGCAGGGTCCACGGCCCCAGCACGCAGCTCTGCCAGCCATACTTAGAGACGAGGGCGTAGGCAGCGGCGCAGATGGGCGGGCAGGGCACCAGGCGCAGTGCCACGTGTCCCAGCGCCTCGGGGAAGTGGACGCGGGTGACAGCATCAAAGGTGGCCGCCAGCGTCTGCACGTCCGCCTGCTTGGAGCCCGGCTCGCCCGCTCCCTGGTCCAGGATGTTGCCACTGtggaggatgaggaaaagggCGTGGATCCGGCACGCCTGCGCCGCACTCTCCGCCGAGCCGCCCTGCGGGAAGGGGAGCACCGCTGTTGGCACCCGCGCCGGGGGACACGGCCCgagggagggagcgagcgaGGCACGCACCTCAGGGAAGCCAGACACCCCCAATCCTTCGCCATCCACCTTGGCGGCGCTGGCTGCGTCCCCTGCGAGCACACGGCCCCGGTGAGCCCGGCCGCAGCGTCCGGGCAGGGGTCGGTCCCCTCCCAGGACACCCGTGCTGGGGTTCGGggccaggacccccccccccaccgctCACCCAGCACCTCGTCCAGCTCCGCCGGCCGCTCCAGCGTGTCCAAGAAGTCATTGGAGCTCCACTTGGTCATCTCCTTCGCAAAGACCTCATCGCTGTCGGACAGGTCCTCTGcggtggcagggagggggccGTGGGTGGCGAGCCCGCGAGGGCCCCCCCGCCAGGTGCATCTGGGTGCCTGGTCCCTGCCACCGAAACGCTgagccgcggggctgccccgccaTACCGTGAGCATCGAAAAACTCCTCTTCGGAACTGTTCTCGGAGTCACGGGCAATGTTCTGCATCCGCCACTCGGACAGGCTCTGAGGAGACACCCCCCCTGGCACCGGCGCGGGGTCAgcacccagagcccccccccccccagcgagactcctgccccacagctcccccttGTTCCTGCACCCAGAGCCCCCCCGGGAGATccagggccacccagagccCCCCCCAGGAGACCCAGGGCCACCCATAGCCACCCTCAGAGACCCAGGGCCACCCCTGGAgcacccagagccccccaggaGACCCAGGGCCACCCATAGCCACCCTCAGAGACCCAGGGCCACCCCTGGAGCACCCAGAGCCCCCCCGGGAGACCCAGGGCCACCCCTGGAAGACCCAGGGCCACCCAGAGTCCCCCCAGGAGACCCAGGGCCACCCATAGCCACCCTCAGAGACCCAGGGCCACCCCTGGAgcacccagagccccccccAGGAGACCCAGGGCCACCCTGGGAGACCCAGGGCCACCCCGGGAGCAcccagggccacccagagccCCCCCCGGAGACCCAGGCCAGGGAAGAGAGGGTCCCCTGATGCATCTCCTatggagaacagcagcagccgGGGGGTTGGGGGCTCCCATCCCACCCAGGCAGGACCCGGTCTCTCACCTCCATGCTGGGAAGAGTAGGAGGAGCGGGAAGAGGTGGACCACTGCTTGGCAAAGGTATCGTCAGGGGAGGCATCGGCCACCCCCTGCACCTCGGCCCCCTCCTGCCCGCTGGCACCACCCGGCTCCGGCCGCCCCTCGGGGCTGGGCCCGGCGGTGGGGGGCTCCTCGGCCTCGCCGCACTTGGCCATCTTCTGCGCCAGCATCCGTGCcgtctcctcctccagctgccggATGTCCTCCATCGTCAGGTCCGTCCACTCGTCCTGCCAGCACCAAGCCTGGCGATGGGCGCGCAGCATCACCTTCCGCAAACCTGCGACGGCGAGCGGGGGGAGCGAGCCCGGCATGGCCCCGGGGctccccaaacctgcccccCAAGCCCAGCAGTGCCAAGGTGCCAGCACGGTTGAGGGCTCACCGCTGCTGCCCCCCACTCACCCACGTCATGGATGAACTGCTCGATTTTCGACTGCATCCCCCAGTAGCGAAACTCCACCTTGCAGAGCTTGTAGGCGCACATCAGGggcccgccggcggccgcctCCAGCCAGTCGTCACCCAGCGGACCCCGGCCCGTCTTGGCCGAGTGGTAGAGCTTGGGGTCCTCCTCGGGCTTGTATTCCCCGGGGGAGATGGGGTCACGCACGATATCGATGGTGTCTGCGGAGAGAGCGACGCTCGTCACCCCGCGGTGCTTGGCAGCCCCCCTCGGGCAGAAAAGCGGcgaaaaaggcacaaaaatcAGAGGGGGCACCCGTCAAATTATTCCCACAAGCCGTGCGCCCAACACAAACGCTCTCTATCCTGCAGCTATAACATCAAAGGCACCCTTGGGTGC encodes:
- the PITPNM1 gene encoding membrane-associated phosphatidylinositol transfer protein 1 isoform X2 encodes the protein MLIKEYHILLPMSLEEYQVAQLYMIQKKSREESSGEGSGVEILANRPYSDGPGGSGQYTHKIYHVGSHIPSWFRALLPKAALQVEEESWNAYPYTRTRYTCPFVEKFSIEIETYYRPDAGQQTNVFNLSAAEKRQRILDTIDIVRDPISPGEYKPEEDPKLYHSAKTGRGPLGDDWLEAAAGGPLMCAYKLCKVEFRYWGMQSKIEQFIHDVGLRKVMLRAHRQAWCWQDEWTDLTMEDIRQLEEETARMLAQKMAKCGEAEEPPTAGPSPEGRPEPGGASGQEGAEVQGVADASPDDTFAKQWSTSSRSSYSSQHGGGVSPQSLSEWRMQNIARDSENSSEEEFFDAHEDLSDSDEVFAKEMTKWSSNDFLDTLERPAELDEVLGDAASAAKVDGEGLGVSGFPEGGSAESAAQACRIHALFLILHSGNILDQGAGEPGSKQADVQTLAATFDAVTRVHFPEALGHVALRLVPCPPICAAAYALVSKLSPYSHDRDSLSSSQDHIPLAALPLLATSSGSYQHAMGAVIARANQAYSAFLHSGEGAGFCGQSTEPISPELCGGRDPLADGADGAAGSGQASPELGTQPPCREQGDSHHHSSSCSLQASEAPLEAEAPRSGTAATDGAEGAGTRLDFKVSSFFLFGSPLGLVLALRKTVMPALDVAQLRPACEQIYNLFHAADPCASRLEPLLAKAFHAVPPLSVPRYQKYPLGDGTSSLLAEALQMHSALFLPEVDATPPTPTGSFGAFWRGSEPGEPPTPASTSEVVKILERWWGPKRIDYSLYCPDALTAFPTITLPHLFHASYWESSDVVAFILRQVMEKEEPQPAESEESSIYSPAIPREKWQRKRTQVKIRNVTANHRASDVIVCEGKAQVLSGRFMYGPLDVVTLTGEKVDIYIMTQPLSGKWLYYGTEVTSGSGRLTFTIPPDKALAIGIYPVRMVVRGDHSYAEAYLTVVARGTESVVFSIDGSFTASVSIMGSDPKVRAGAVDVVRHWQDSGYMIIYVTGRPDMQKHRVVAWLSQHNFPHGAVSFCDGLTHDPLRQKAAFLQSLRTEAEITIVAGYGSTKDVSVYSSLGLAPTHIYIVGRAIKKFHNQCQFLSEGYVAHLAQLEAAALAHSPKGPPRPVLGKGTYGCPAPVDFLRKQSQLLRSRGSSQAERDGGPPPAPPGLPRAKPRSVSLKLEGEE